One stretch of Candidatus Baltobacteraceae bacterium DNA includes these proteins:
- a CDS encoding ROK family protein, with translation MKAIGVDLGGSHVMAAVVEDDGSIRSKHEIDVNDRSFDNVMKLLETAIGGALSDAGSNVVGIGIGSPGNIDPDSGTIRYSPNFGWKDVPLGPRLRERFGIPVFVGNDARCATLGEYTYGVGRGTQDFVLITLGTGIGGGIVADGNLVLGHAWGAGEVGHHQIRPTDGFVCSCTKIGCFEAQASGTGLIRHAMALVPSFPRSTLLAGAPSDLGSKRIRKAAQAGDQHAVASWKNYVSDLALGVANIVAFINPEVIALGGGVSKAEEFLLDAVRPLVDDLVTMAPRGSTRICIAQFENDAGALGAATMAMRGGLTTGKVA, from the coding sequence GTGAAAGCAATCGGAGTTGACCTCGGCGGGTCACACGTCATGGCGGCGGTCGTCGAAGACGACGGCTCGATTCGCAGCAAACACGAGATCGACGTCAACGATCGCTCCTTCGACAACGTCATGAAGCTTCTCGAGACGGCGATTGGGGGTGCGCTGAGCGACGCAGGTTCGAACGTCGTCGGAATCGGCATAGGCTCTCCCGGGAATATCGACCCGGACAGCGGCACGATCCGCTACTCGCCGAACTTCGGATGGAAGGATGTCCCGCTCGGGCCGAGGCTGCGCGAGCGCTTCGGCATCCCCGTCTTCGTTGGAAACGACGCGCGCTGCGCGACGCTGGGTGAATACACGTACGGCGTCGGACGCGGGACGCAAGATTTCGTTCTGATCACGCTCGGTACGGGGATCGGTGGCGGAATCGTCGCCGACGGCAATCTCGTTCTCGGGCACGCGTGGGGCGCCGGCGAAGTCGGGCACCATCAGATTCGCCCGACCGACGGGTTCGTGTGCAGCTGCACCAAGATCGGCTGCTTTGAGGCGCAGGCCTCAGGAACCGGACTTATCCGTCACGCGATGGCGCTCGTTCCGTCCTTTCCACGCAGCACGCTGCTTGCGGGCGCGCCCTCCGATCTCGGTTCGAAACGGATCCGCAAGGCCGCGCAGGCCGGGGACCAGCATGCGGTTGCGTCCTGGAAAAACTATGTCTCGGACTTGGCGCTCGGCGTTGCGAACATCGTTGCGTTCATCAATCCCGAGGTCATCGCGCTCGGCGGCGGCGTCAGCAAAGCGGAAGAGTTCTTACTCGATGCCGTTCGGCCGCTCGTCGACGATCTCGTAACGATGGCGCCGCGCGGTTCGACGCGCATTTGCATCGCACAATTCGAGAACGATGCTGGTGCGCTTGGAGCGGCGACGATGGCGATGCGCGGTGGATTGACGACGGGCAAAGTCGCCTAG
- a CDS encoding transglycosylase SLT domain-containing protein, with the protein MGACLLAAGCAPSEPTISHSELSQSVSLPAVRDAVLSWHIPQGVPVFRGARLLADAPRPASAAVALTKSIIRSNPRLSPLDALRLAILSERSARRFGLNQDFFGATILQESGFDPFAISSAGALGIAQFMLETADAVAIDPLDPRDALAGSAQLLATYVARYRLRFVHADPYALALAAYNAGPLAVSHYEGVPPYPETRDYIGDIYERIARIVSDQHRPRAVVAAVSPSQHRK; encoded by the coding sequence ATGGGCGCATGTCTGCTCGCAGCTGGGTGCGCGCCTTCCGAGCCCACGATATCTCATTCCGAACTGTCCCAGAGTGTCAGTCTGCCTGCGGTCCGGGATGCTGTTCTGTCCTGGCATATTCCCCAGGGCGTTCCGGTGTTTCGCGGAGCACGACTGCTGGCCGACGCGCCGAGGCCCGCGAGCGCTGCAGTTGCCCTTACAAAGTCTATCATCCGAAGCAACCCTCGGTTAAGCCCCCTGGATGCGCTCCGTCTTGCAATTTTATCGGAGAGGTCGGCACGCCGCTTCGGACTGAATCAAGACTTCTTCGGCGCGACGATTTTGCAAGAGAGTGGCTTCGATCCATTTGCAATATCATCGGCCGGCGCGCTGGGAATCGCACAGTTCATGCTGGAGACCGCGGACGCGGTTGCGATCGATCCGCTCGACCCGCGCGACGCGCTTGCCGGTTCTGCACAACTCCTGGCGACATATGTCGCACGCTATCGCTTGCGTTTCGTGCACGCGGATCCGTACGCGCTTGCACTCGCCGCGTACAACGCCGGCCCGCTTGCCGTTTCACATTATGAAGGGGTGCCGCCCTATCCTGAGACGCGTGATTATATTGGAGACATATACGAGCGTATCGCCCGTATCGTTAGCGACCAACACCGGCCGCGAGCAGTGGTAGCGGCCGTTTCCCCGTCCCAACATCGTAAGTAG
- a CDS encoding amino acid racemase, with amino-acid sequence MKQQVRLPGIIGGLGPAAHVEFEQRLLAEGARRGARADQDYLAWVLFNATEVPERTVALLANDTREAVERIAGAARRLVAAGADFAAVPCNTAHALRDDVMALVPLPWLDLIDVTTEELARRFAPGSRMLVLATSGTLQTGLYRTRLREAGFEAVEFDVDSPEQADVMRAIFDNDFGIKSTGTRVDERAVTLAKQALTKTPGTVCAIAGCTELSVAFANVTNAALPVIDPLDALASATYDVGTGKRPLPLLAAGVGR; translated from the coding sequence GTGAAGCAGCAAGTCCGCCTACCCGGAATCATCGGCGGCCTCGGGCCGGCAGCGCACGTTGAGTTCGAGCAGCGTCTCTTAGCCGAAGGTGCGCGCCGCGGTGCGCGCGCCGATCAGGATTATCTCGCGTGGGTGCTCTTCAATGCCACCGAGGTACCGGAGCGCACCGTCGCGTTGCTCGCAAACGATACGCGTGAAGCGGTCGAACGGATCGCGGGGGCAGCGCGACGGCTGGTTGCAGCGGGCGCCGATTTTGCCGCGGTTCCGTGCAATACTGCGCACGCATTACGCGACGATGTGATGGCGCTCGTTCCTCTGCCGTGGCTGGACTTGATCGACGTCACCACGGAGGAACTTGCGCGCAGATTTGCACCCGGTTCACGCATGCTCGTCCTCGCAACGAGCGGAACGCTCCAAACCGGACTCTACCGCACGCGCTTACGCGAGGCCGGATTCGAAGCGGTCGAGTTCGATGTCGATTCACCTGAGCAAGCCGACGTCATGCGCGCGATCTTCGATAACGATTTCGGCATCAAGTCGACGGGAACGCGCGTCGATGAGCGCGCCGTTACGCTCGCGAAACAAGCGCTTACGAAAACGCCGGGCACCGTGTGCGCAATTGCAGGCTGCACCGAGCTGTCGGTTGCTTTTGCGAATGTTACGAATGCGGCGCTGCCGGTGATCGATCCGCTGGATGCGCTCGCAAGCGCTACTTACGATGTTGGGACGGGGAAACGGCCGCTACCACTGCTCGCGGCCGGTGTTGGTCGCTAA
- a CDS encoding cytochrome c, giving the protein MRGFVLGVALALVVEALAIYLVVQNGWIDPRADDGYMPMEKWASRAVPRAIRNDSQHLASPIEATSDNLVAGAKLYGANCAVCHGASDAKESNVAKGLYIKAPQLAKDGVEDDPVGQTYFKIAHGYRMTPMPAFSKSLDDTQVWQLALFLKNMDKLPPIAEAEFKKIPSQAAR; this is encoded by the coding sequence GTGAGGGGCTTCGTCCTCGGTGTCGCGCTGGCGCTCGTCGTCGAAGCGCTAGCGATCTATTTGGTCGTGCAGAACGGGTGGATCGATCCGCGCGCCGACGACGGCTACATGCCGATGGAGAAGTGGGCGTCGCGCGCCGTTCCGCGCGCGATTCGCAACGACAGCCAACATCTTGCGAGCCCGATCGAAGCGACAAGCGACAATCTCGTCGCGGGCGCGAAACTTTATGGTGCGAATTGCGCGGTTTGTCATGGCGCCTCCGACGCCAAAGAGTCGAACGTCGCGAAAGGCCTGTATATCAAGGCGCCTCAGCTCGCTAAGGATGGCGTCGAAGACGATCCCGTCGGCCAAACGTATTTCAAGATTGCACACGGCTACCGCATGACGCCGATGCCGGCGTTCAGCAAATCATTGGATGACACGCAAGTTTGGCAGTTGGCGCTGTTCTTGAAAAACATGGACAAGCTTCCACCCATCGCGGAAGCCGAATTCAAGAAGATTCCGTCACAAGCGGCGCGCTAA
- a CDS encoding glycosyltransferase translates to MSKRVLLLISDTGGGHRAGALAIGAALDEIKTGDPFEWRIEDIGNHCGFPLSQLGPAYSAALRFAPPVYGALFYATNGRRRFRSLVRVCEPLYRERLRDVFLSYRPDVIVSVHPLLNHASSRARADAHLHVPIITVVTDLGRVHESWLSPRVDAVVVPAQEVLQRALERGIPRDRLFRLGHPVHPKFEDVTAGKSAIRERLGIPQDATVALLMAGGEGGGKLYPTTLALAKSGMPLHLIVVCGRNAPLQRRLDDIAPSLPTPITALGFRDDVPELMRASDLLVTKAGPGAIAEASVSELPVVIYDYIPGQERGNLQYVRSNGIGLVALTTPGVVKAVRRIVDNPSLREQMCRRQSELAPRGASRRIAELIAQTAYAGLPTITPFAAVS, encoded by the coding sequence ATGTCCAAACGCGTTCTGCTTTTGATCTCCGATACGGGTGGTGGCCATCGTGCGGGTGCACTGGCGATTGGCGCCGCCTTAGACGAGATCAAAACGGGCGACCCCTTCGAATGGCGAATCGAGGACATCGGCAATCACTGCGGGTTCCCGCTTTCGCAACTCGGCCCCGCGTATAGCGCAGCGCTTCGTTTTGCGCCCCCAGTCTACGGGGCGCTTTTTTATGCCACGAACGGACGGCGCCGTTTCCGTTCGCTGGTGCGTGTCTGTGAGCCGCTGTATCGCGAACGCTTGCGCGACGTCTTCCTGTCGTATCGTCCCGACGTCATCGTCTCGGTCCATCCCTTGCTGAATCACGCATCATCGCGCGCACGCGCGGATGCGCACTTGCACGTTCCGATCATTACGGTCGTCACCGATCTCGGGCGCGTGCACGAATCGTGGCTGAGTCCGCGCGTCGACGCGGTCGTCGTCCCGGCGCAGGAAGTTTTGCAGCGCGCGCTCGAGCGCGGCATCCCGCGCGACCGGCTCTTCCGCCTCGGACATCCGGTTCATCCGAAGTTTGAAGATGTCACCGCCGGCAAGTCGGCGATTCGCGAGCGGTTGGGGATTCCGCAAGATGCAACCGTCGCGCTGTTGATGGCGGGCGGCGAAGGCGGCGGTAAGCTTTATCCGACAACGCTCGCACTTGCGAAATCAGGAATGCCGTTGCATCTCATCGTCGTGTGCGGACGCAACGCGCCGCTGCAGCGCCGGCTCGACGATATCGCGCCGTCGTTGCCTACGCCGATTACTGCGCTTGGTTTCCGCGACGACGTTCCGGAGCTGATGCGCGCGAGCGACCTGCTCGTAACGAAAGCCGGCCCCGGTGCAATCGCGGAAGCAAGCGTCTCCGAGCTGCCGGTCGTTATCTACGATTACATCCCCGGACAAGAACGGGGTAATCTGCAGTATGTGCGTTCCAATGGTATCGGTCTCGTGGCGCTCACGACGCCGGGCGTCGTGAAAGCGGTGCGCCGTATCGTCGACAATCCGTCGCTGCGCGAGCAGATGTGCCGCCGCCAATCCGAGCTTGCACCGCGTGGTGCGTCGCGGCGTATCGCCGAGCTGATCGCTCAAACGGCCTACGCGGGCTTGCCCACGATCACGCCTTTCGCAGCCGTCTCCTAA
- a CDS encoding amino acid permease, whose product MNRVFRRLFMTMPLERARTETQGVTLRRVLGKPGLIGIGLGTMLGGIFTTIGAGANAAGPGVIGSFVLSGLACLFVALCYSELACMVPVAGSAYTYAYATLGEIVAWIIGWDLILEYGISAAPVASSWSSYAQNVLGGFGVTLPVWARTAHLSSGGSSVDVLAFAIVLGISILLAIGIKESSSTNSAMVWLQIGAIVVFVLACIGAIRGQLFIPFAPLGVKGIVTSAALVFFAYIGFDTVTVASEECREPARDLPFGIIGSLVVGVILYLAIAVVCVGLVPWKTIDAGSGMLDAARHAGGNPIVLAAVAAGAIAGTTTVILTSLLGQARIFFVMSRDGLLPPIVAKLHPRTRTPVFTTMTTGIIVAIMAAAIPLDVLLALVNIGTLSAFAIVCVGVGVLRVTQPNANRPFRAPFGMAVAILGALLCTALALFGLGGDTWLRFIVWFAVGAVIYAVYGYRRSTLARTTTTTP is encoded by the coding sequence ATGAACCGCGTCTTTCGCCGGCTCTTCATGACGATGCCGCTCGAACGAGCGCGGACCGAAACTCAAGGTGTCACGCTGCGCCGCGTGTTGGGCAAACCGGGCTTGATCGGCATTGGCCTGGGAACGATGCTGGGCGGAATCTTCACGACGATCGGCGCCGGCGCGAACGCTGCGGGGCCGGGCGTGATCGGCTCGTTCGTCCTCTCGGGACTGGCGTGCTTGTTCGTCGCGCTCTGCTACTCGGAGCTTGCGTGCATGGTCCCCGTCGCGGGCAGCGCGTACACGTACGCGTACGCGACGCTGGGTGAGATCGTCGCGTGGATCATCGGCTGGGATCTGATCCTCGAGTACGGGATCAGCGCGGCGCCCGTGGCGTCGTCGTGGTCGTCGTACGCTCAAAACGTCCTCGGCGGTTTCGGAGTCACGTTGCCGGTATGGGCACGTACCGCGCATCTTTCATCCGGCGGTTCGAGCGTCGACGTGTTAGCGTTTGCGATCGTGCTCGGAATCTCGATTTTGCTCGCGATTGGCATCAAAGAATCGTCGTCGACGAATAGCGCGATGGTGTGGCTGCAAATCGGCGCAATCGTCGTCTTCGTTTTGGCCTGCATCGGAGCGATCCGCGGACAGCTCTTCATTCCGTTCGCGCCGCTTGGCGTAAAAGGGATCGTTACGTCTGCGGCGCTCGTGTTCTTCGCGTACATTGGTTTCGATACCGTGACGGTCGCCTCTGAGGAGTGCCGCGAGCCGGCACGCGATTTGCCCTTCGGAATCATCGGGTCACTCGTCGTCGGGGTGATTCTCTATCTTGCGATCGCCGTCGTGTGCGTTGGGCTCGTCCCGTGGAAGACGATCGACGCCGGCTCGGGGATGCTCGATGCGGCGCGACACGCGGGCGGGAATCCGATCGTCCTCGCGGCGGTCGCGGCCGGCGCGATTGCCGGAACGACGACGGTCATCTTGACGTCGCTGCTGGGTCAGGCCCGCATTTTTTTCGTCATGTCGCGCGATGGGCTATTACCGCCGATCGTCGCAAAGCTTCACCCGCGCACGCGCACGCCGGTGTTCACGACGATGACGACCGGTATCATCGTCGCGATCATGGCGGCTGCGATTCCGCTCGACGTGTTGCTCGCGCTCGTCAACATTGGGACGCTCTCGGCCTTTGCGATCGTCTGCGTCGGCGTCGGCGTCCTGCGAGTAACGCAGCCGAATGCGAACCGGCCATTCCGTGCGCCGTTCGGAATGGCGGTCGCAATTCTCGGTGCGCTGTTGTGCACCGCTCTTGCACTGTTCGGCTTAGGCGGCGATACGTGGCTGCGCTTTATCGTGTGGTTCGCGGTAGGCGCGGTGATCTACGCGGTGTACGGCTATCGGCGCTCAACGCTGGCCCGCACTACCACAACGACGCCTTAA
- the egtD gene encoding L-histidine N(alpha)-methyltransferase yields MTTALVTQRLVVHDDVKRGRGTTFADDVRRGLRALPKRLPPKSFYDDLGSSLFEAITHLPEYYLTRAESELLARYAGDIIDEMGTPIELLELGSGSATKTRYLIEAVLERQRILRYSPIDISSAALNASAQSLIDEYPSLSVEAFAGDYFDLLEGQKLRSHGRTMALFLGSNIGNFEPQEASALLQALRRTLKPGDALLLGTDLKKSIDRLELAYDDPAGVTAAFNKNVLGRINRELGGNFDLRAFEHDAHYDPVRGAVDMFLIATSAQNVRIRDLDMQVGFAEFESIHTESSYKYDPESISRIAESSGYRLVRCWFDSGIDYALSLLSVA; encoded by the coding sequence ATGACGACGGCTCTGGTTACTCAGCGATTGGTCGTGCACGATGACGTCAAGCGTGGTCGCGGCACGACGTTTGCCGACGACGTGCGTCGCGGACTACGCGCGTTGCCCAAGCGACTCCCCCCGAAGTCGTTTTATGACGATTTGGGTTCGTCTCTGTTCGAGGCGATCACGCATCTCCCCGAATATTATCTGACGCGCGCGGAGAGCGAGCTGCTCGCAAGATACGCAGGAGACATCATCGATGAAATGGGGACGCCGATCGAGCTGCTCGAGCTCGGTTCCGGCAGCGCAACGAAGACGCGCTATCTGATCGAAGCGGTGCTCGAGCGGCAACGGATCTTGCGCTATTCACCGATCGACATCTCTTCTGCGGCGCTGAACGCAAGCGCCCAATCACTCATCGACGAGTATCCGAGTCTTTCCGTTGAAGCCTTTGCCGGCGACTATTTCGATCTGCTCGAGGGCCAGAAGCTGCGCTCGCACGGGCGGACGATGGCGTTATTCTTGGGGTCGAACATCGGTAATTTCGAACCTCAGGAAGCCAGCGCGTTACTGCAAGCCTTGCGGCGGACGCTCAAACCGGGCGACGCGTTGCTGCTCGGCACCGACCTCAAGAAGTCGATCGATCGTCTGGAGCTTGCCTACGACGATCCGGCCGGCGTGACTGCAGCATTCAACAAGAACGTGCTCGGCCGCATCAACCGCGAGCTGGGTGGCAACTTCGATCTGCGAGCCTTCGAGCACGACGCGCACTACGATCCCGTCCGCGGCGCGGTCGACATGTTCTTGATTGCGACCTCCGCCCAGAACGTGCGCATTCGCGATCTCGACATGCAAGTCGGATTCGCGGAGTTTGAATCGATCCACACCGAATCGTCATACAAGTACGATCCGGAAAGTATTAGCCGAATCGCCGAATCCTCAGGCTACCGTCTCGTGCGCTGCTGGTTTGATTCGGGGATCGACTACGCCCTTAGCTTGCTCTCCGTCGCATAA
- a CDS encoding DEAD/DEAH box helicase: protein MRPYQRDAQEAILRERDLGVRSQMIVCATGLGKTIIIATLPELLGLRDNDVTLVIAHRDELIEQTVEKMKFLNPDRKVGIEKAAKRAGEDCQIIVATVQSLTGKRLEEFMRRFGGRIGLFVIDEAHHAAAPTYRAIVTAIRWRRDDAMIMGFTATPRRADKVGLGDIFQKIVYSMDTAEAVEAGYLVPVHAFMIHTQTSLDQVNSRAGDFVVGELADAVDNPERNGQVIDAYLERVPERKALVFAASVQHARNLRDAFKARGIEALFASGDTPPDERAKVVSDFRKGKASVLVNCGLYLEGFDVPSIETIINARPTKSQTLYTQITGRGLRPVDEIANVLSDAPDPELRRTLIRQSHKQFATVLDIVDIARRHELITAPTLWGLPAQIDIEGRNVGEVSRLYDKLVGLDPKIAARVRTAGAIEQAVQDLEASAITRANLSTWQPIGENHWRISLPPKRIARDRTGKLIPDFAQEFAKLVTEAKRINPNGDADGFALRVLNVDKRSIREEGATIDVRARGDVFVATVAVGDEPSRDLATGATLVDAIGKADARVASGDIYETVGRRPKRRGGTTGGQRRRRHRRTPVMRRRAS, encoded by the coding sequence TTGCGCCCGTATCAACGGGATGCGCAAGAGGCTATCCTTCGCGAACGCGATCTCGGCGTGCGCTCGCAGATGATTGTCTGTGCGACCGGGCTCGGCAAGACGATCATCATTGCGACGCTGCCGGAGCTGCTCGGTTTGCGCGACAATGACGTAACGCTCGTGATCGCTCATCGCGATGAGCTGATCGAGCAAACCGTCGAGAAAATGAAGTTCCTCAATCCCGATCGCAAAGTCGGGATCGAGAAAGCCGCGAAACGCGCGGGCGAAGACTGCCAGATCATCGTCGCCACCGTGCAGAGCCTCACCGGCAAACGGCTCGAAGAATTCATGCGCCGTTTCGGCGGCCGCATCGGACTCTTCGTCATCGACGAAGCGCATCACGCGGCGGCGCCGACGTATCGCGCGATCGTCACCGCTATCCGCTGGCGTCGCGACGACGCAATGATCATGGGCTTTACGGCAACGCCGCGGCGCGCCGACAAAGTCGGGCTTGGCGATATCTTCCAAAAAATCGTGTACTCGATGGACACGGCCGAAGCAGTTGAGGCCGGTTACCTCGTCCCGGTGCACGCGTTCATGATTCATACGCAGACGAGTCTCGATCAGGTCAACTCGCGGGCCGGCGACTTCGTGGTCGGCGAGCTGGCCGACGCCGTCGACAACCCGGAACGCAACGGGCAGGTCATCGACGCGTATCTCGAGCGCGTTCCCGAACGCAAAGCGCTCGTCTTCGCGGCATCGGTACAGCATGCACGCAATTTGCGCGATGCGTTCAAGGCCCGCGGGATCGAGGCGCTCTTTGCGAGCGGCGACACGCCGCCGGATGAACGCGCGAAAGTCGTCTCCGATTTCCGCAAAGGCAAAGCCAGCGTGCTCGTCAACTGCGGCCTCTACCTCGAAGGCTTCGACGTGCCATCGATCGAGACAATCATCAACGCGCGTCCGACCAAGAGCCAGACGCTGTACACGCAGATCACCGGACGCGGCTTACGGCCGGTCGACGAAATCGCGAACGTTCTCTCCGATGCGCCTGATCCCGAGCTGCGCCGCACGCTGATCCGCCAAAGCCACAAACAGTTTGCAACGGTCCTCGACATCGTCGACATCGCGCGCCGGCACGAGCTGATCACGGCGCCGACGCTGTGGGGATTGCCCGCACAGATCGATATCGAAGGCCGCAACGTCGGCGAAGTCTCGCGCCTCTACGACAAGCTCGTCGGCCTCGATCCCAAGATTGCAGCACGCGTACGAACCGCGGGCGCGATCGAGCAAGCCGTCCAAGATCTCGAAGCCTCAGCCATCACGCGCGCCAATCTCTCGACATGGCAGCCGATCGGTGAAAATCATTGGCGTATCTCGCTACCTCCCAAGCGAATCGCACGCGACCGGACCGGCAAGTTGATCCCCGACTTCGCGCAAGAATTTGCCAAGCTCGTGACCGAGGCCAAGCGCATCAATCCGAACGGTGACGCCGACGGTTTTGCGCTACGCGTACTCAACGTCGACAAGCGCTCGATCCGCGAGGAGGGCGCGACGATCGACGTACGCGCGCGCGGTGACGTGTTCGTTGCGACGGTCGCAGTCGGCGACGAGCCCTCGCGCGATCTCGCCACGGGAGCAACGCTCGTCGACGCAATCGGAAAAGCCGACGCGCGCGTTGCGAGCGGCGACATCTACGAAACAGTCGGCCGGCGTCCGAAACGCCGCGGCGGTACAACCGGTGGGCAACGGCGACGACGGCATCGCCGAACGCCGGTTATGCGACGGAGAGCAAGCTAA
- a CDS encoding amidohydrolase: MIDLPSGLLDFVVATRRDLHAHPELGFKEVRTSGIVAAKLRELGIEVHERIAQTGVLGVIKGGRPGKTIMLRADMDGLPILELNETDYRSQSEGTMHACGHDGHVAMLLGAAQILAQKRAEIPGTVVLCFQPAEEGLGGARAMVEAGILEEYGIERAYGLHLASKHPVGMVGFTPGPLYASSDSIDIAIHGKGGHGAAPHLSIDPIFVASNFVVSLQQVVSRVIDPIEPAVVTIGAFHAGTTYNVIPTSAKLKGTVRAFDPEVRKAMKERIERVLAGVCASSGATYDFDYLWRYPVTENDPVQTAYARVVAENALGSEHVTSFPKLMGAEDFSFFAQRVPACFFQVGCRGSERSSFPHHHERFDIDEGALQYGVRMMVALGLDAGANAP; encoded by the coding sequence GTGATCGATCTTCCGAGCGGATTGCTCGACTTCGTCGTCGCCACGCGACGGGATCTTCACGCGCATCCCGAGCTTGGGTTCAAGGAAGTCCGCACCAGCGGAATCGTGGCCGCAAAATTGCGCGAGCTCGGAATCGAAGTTCACGAACGCATCGCGCAGACCGGTGTGCTCGGCGTCATCAAGGGCGGACGGCCCGGCAAGACGATCATGCTGCGCGCCGACATGGACGGGCTCCCGATTTTGGAGCTCAATGAAACCGATTATCGTTCGCAATCGGAAGGCACGATGCACGCCTGCGGACACGACGGACACGTCGCGATGCTGCTCGGAGCTGCGCAAATTCTCGCGCAGAAGCGTGCGGAGATTCCGGGAACGGTCGTCTTGTGTTTTCAGCCCGCCGAAGAAGGCCTTGGCGGTGCGCGCGCGATGGTCGAAGCCGGGATCCTCGAGGAATACGGCATCGAGCGGGCTTACGGTTTACATCTCGCATCGAAGCATCCGGTCGGGATGGTCGGCTTCACGCCTGGACCGCTCTATGCATCGAGCGATTCGATCGACATTGCGATTCACGGTAAAGGCGGGCACGGCGCGGCGCCGCATCTCTCGATCGATCCGATCTTCGTGGCCTCGAATTTTGTCGTCAGCTTACAGCAAGTCGTCAGCCGCGTGATAGATCCCATTGAACCCGCGGTCGTGACGATCGGCGCGTTTCATGCGGGAACCACGTACAACGTGATTCCGACGAGCGCGAAGCTCAAAGGTACCGTGCGCGCGTTCGACCCCGAAGTTCGCAAGGCCATGAAAGAGCGCATCGAACGCGTCCTCGCGGGTGTCTGCGCTTCTTCAGGCGCGACGTACGATTTCGATTATCTGTGGCGGTACCCGGTCACCGAGAATGACCCGGTTCAAACCGCGTACGCACGCGTCGTAGCCGAGAACGCGCTCGGCTCCGAGCATGTGACATCGTTCCCGAAGCTGATGGGCGCCGAAGACTTTTCGTTCTTCGCGCAACGCGTGCCGGCATGTTTCTTCCAAGTCGGTTGCCGCGGCAGTGAACGGTCATCGTTCCCGCATCATCACGAACGCTTCGACATCGACGAGGGCGCACTGCAATACGGCGTGCGCATGATGGTCGCGCTCGGCCTCGACGCGGGAGCCAACGCGCCCTAA
- a CDS encoding dienelactone hydrolase family protein has protein sequence MMPSYLSRPESVAPAPAVIVLQEIFGVNTEMRRITDLVASAGYVGLAINYYHRTDPELNCAYDDEGVAKGRGAASKVTRQTIESDLNAAMDWLNAQDFVRFNRIATWGFCFGGSMAFFSSMLRGISGGIVFYGGQVGKPLMSGGAPLIEEAERVKAPLLMCYGGKDQGIPPDEVERIESGLRAHKKRFTLKVYPDEGHGFFRQSSKELDNPDLGDAWSRVQEFLKASLW, from the coding sequence ATGATGCCTTCTTACCTCTCTCGCCCGGAATCGGTTGCACCGGCCCCCGCCGTGATCGTCCTGCAAGAGATCTTCGGCGTGAACACCGAGATGCGCCGCATCACCGACCTCGTTGCATCGGCCGGCTACGTCGGCCTTGCGATCAACTACTATCACCGGACCGACCCCGAGCTCAACTGTGCCTATGACGATGAAGGCGTCGCCAAAGGCCGCGGGGCTGCCTCAAAAGTCACACGTCAAACTATCGAATCGGACCTCAACGCCGCTATGGACTGGCTGAATGCTCAGGATTTCGTGCGCTTCAACCGCATCGCGACCTGGGGTTTTTGCTTCGGCGGATCGATGGCATTCTTCAGCTCGATGTTACGCGGAATATCGGGCGGCATCGTTTTCTACGGCGGTCAAGTCGGCAAACCGCTGATGAGCGGCGGGGCGCCGTTGATCGAGGAAGCCGAGCGCGTGAAAGCGCCGCTGCTGATGTGCTATGGCGGCAAAGATCAGGGCATTCCGCCCGACGAAGTCGAGCGTATCGAGAGCGGCTTACGCGCGCACAAGAAACGCTTCACGCTCAAAGTCTATCCGGATGAAGGTCACGGCTTCTTCCGTCAGTCCTCGAAAGAGCTAGACAATCCCGATCTGGGGGACGCGTGGTCGCGCGTTCAGGAATTTCTTAAGGCGTCGTTGTGGTAG